In the Bifidobacterium catenulatum PV20-2 genome, one interval contains:
- a CDS encoding ABC transporter substrate-binding protein — protein MKKKALAFAAAACAFGMLLSGCGSSNGGSTADKGSNVITAYDSEPQNPLIPGNTNETGGGIPIDLLFARLVSYDTKGNAQNEVAESIKSNDDGTQFDIKIKSGWKFADGTPVTAESFTKAWSYVANAKNAQKCSSFFSTIKGFDKLQDAKNLKGDEQLEGLKVVNDHEFTVDLNQPDSVFAIKVGYSAFAPLPESFYKDPKAFGEKPVGNGPYKFKSWSHNKQIELVKNNAYKGNEVVKNDGVTFKIYTDDEAAYADIQAGNLDVMNSVPTSASKTFKSDSSVQPYSKAGSVSQTFTIPASLEHWQTNTEEGQLRRQALSMAIDRGAICKKVLNGLGTPAVEFTSPLTPGYSDSLKGSENLKYNPKKAKELWAKAEAISHYDGKLTFAYNADGGAKSIFDAVVNSVKNTLGIDVATNPIPTFQEFRNDVTNRSIQGAFRTGWQPDYPSPENYLYQLYSSAAADGNGSNDGDYKNAEFDKLCSEASAAKSTDEANKIYQQAQEILLKELPAFPLYYSNANGVAATGVKGFEMNWQNLPVYNELTK, from the coding sequence ATGAAGAAGAAAGCTCTGGCTTTCGCTGCGGCCGCATGCGCATTCGGCATGCTGCTCAGCGGTTGCGGCTCTTCCAACGGTGGCTCCACCGCTGACAAGGGTTCCAACGTCATCACCGCATACGATTCCGAACCGCAGAACCCGCTCATCCCGGGCAACACCAACGAGACCGGCGGCGGCATCCCGATCGACCTGCTGTTCGCCCGTCTGGTTTCCTACGACACGAAGGGCAACGCGCAGAACGAAGTCGCCGAGTCCATCAAGTCCAACGACGACGGCACCCAGTTCGACATCAAGATCAAGAGCGGCTGGAAGTTCGCTGACGGCACCCCAGTGACCGCCGAATCCTTCACCAAGGCCTGGAGCTACGTCGCCAACGCCAAGAACGCGCAGAAGTGCTCCTCGTTCTTCTCCACCATCAAGGGCTTCGACAAGCTGCAGGACGCCAAGAACCTCAAGGGCGACGAGCAGCTCGAAGGCCTCAAGGTCGTCAACGACCACGAGTTCACCGTCGACCTGAACCAGCCTGACTCTGTGTTCGCTATCAAGGTCGGCTACAGCGCTTTCGCCCCGCTGCCGGAATCCTTCTACAAGGATCCGAAGGCCTTCGGCGAGAAGCCGGTCGGCAACGGCCCGTACAAGTTCAAGTCCTGGAGCCACAACAAGCAGATCGAACTCGTCAAGAACAACGCCTACAAGGGCAACGAAGTGGTGAAGAACGACGGTGTGACCTTCAAGATCTACACCGATGACGAGGCCGCATACGCCGACATCCAGGCCGGCAACCTCGACGTGATGAACAGCGTTCCGACCTCCGCTTCCAAGACCTTCAAGTCCGACTCTTCTGTCCAGCCGTACAGCAAGGCCGGCTCCGTGAGCCAAACCTTCACCATCCCGGCATCTCTGGAACACTGGCAGACCAACACCGAGGAAGGCCAGCTCCGCCGTCAGGCGCTGTCCATGGCCATCGACCGCGGCGCCATCTGCAAGAAGGTTCTCAACGGTCTGGGCACCCCGGCCGTCGAATTCACCTCCCCGCTCACCCCGGGCTACTCCGACTCCCTCAAGGGCAGCGAGAACCTGAAGTACAACCCGAAGAAGGCCAAGGAACTGTGGGCCAAGGCCGAGGCCATCTCCCACTACGACGGCAAGCTCACCTTCGCCTACAACGCCGACGGCGGTGCGAAGTCGATCTTCGACGCCGTGGTGAACTCCGTGAAGAACACCCTGGGCATCGACGTGGCCACCAACCCGATTCCTACCTTCCAGGAATTCCGTAACGACGTGACCAACCGCTCCATCCAGGGCGCCTTCCGCACCGGCTGGCAGCCAGACTACCCGTCCCCAGAGAACTACCTCTACCAGCTGTACTCCTCCGCGGCCGCCGACGGCAACGGTTCGAACGACGGCGACTACAAGAACGCCGAGTTCGACAAGCTGTGCTCCGAGGCCTCCGCCGCGAAGAGCACCGATGAGGCCAACAAGATCTACCAGCAGGCCCAGGAGATTCTGCTCAAGGAGCTTCCTGCCTTCCCGCTGTACTACTCCAACGCCAACGGCGTGGCCGCGACCGGCGTGAAGGGCTTCGAGATGAATTGGCAGAACCTGCCGGTCTACAACGAGCTCACCAAGTGA
- a CDS encoding tyrosine recombinase XerC: MLFDKSVEAFDTYLKANRGLSENTRKAYRGDVEECLLALERLGCRDLNEVTIEDLRMWMAESSKNHAKSSMARKTVAVRGFFAWTHEHGVTTTDPACVLMTPKIPDTLPDVLSESQAEQLMERVDEDGETSQPKERTMKQQAIELRDAAMLELLYATGMRVAELVGLDVPDVVFSNRTVKVTGKGNKQRVMPFGAPAQKAIRRWLDDGRPLLVGEQSAAALFLGRQGKRIDQRMVRRVVHACARDAGVPDISPHALRHSAATHMLDGGADLREVQELLGHSSLKTTQRYTHVSIEQLKARYGQAFPRA; encoded by the coding sequence ATGCTGTTCGATAAGAGCGTAGAGGCATTCGATACATATCTGAAAGCCAACCGTGGATTGAGTGAAAACACACGGAAGGCATACCGAGGCGATGTCGAAGAATGTCTGCTTGCCTTGGAGCGGCTTGGATGCAGGGACCTTAACGAGGTGACCATCGAAGATCTTCGCATGTGGATGGCGGAATCATCGAAAAACCATGCGAAAAGCAGCATGGCCCGAAAAACTGTGGCGGTACGTGGTTTTTTCGCGTGGACGCATGAGCATGGCGTGACGACGACGGATCCGGCTTGTGTGCTCATGACTCCGAAAATACCTGATACATTGCCGGATGTGCTCAGCGAATCACAGGCTGAACAGCTGATGGAACGCGTGGATGAGGACGGTGAAACGTCTCAGCCGAAGGAACGGACCATGAAGCAGCAGGCCATTGAGCTGCGTGACGCCGCAATGCTGGAACTGTTGTATGCGACGGGCATGCGTGTGGCTGAACTGGTGGGACTCGATGTGCCGGATGTGGTCTTTTCCAATCGAACGGTCAAAGTGACCGGCAAAGGCAACAAACAACGAGTCATGCCATTTGGCGCTCCGGCGCAAAAAGCGATACGTCGGTGGCTGGATGATGGGCGTCCCCTGTTGGTGGGTGAGCAGTCCGCGGCTGCGCTGTTTCTTGGGAGACAAGGCAAACGCATTGATCAGCGGATGGTACGTCGTGTGGTGCACGCATGCGCGCGTGATGCCGGCGTTCCCGACATTAGCCCTCATGCTCTGCGGCACAGTGCCGCCACGCATATGCTTGACGGGGGAGCGGATTTGCGTGAGGTGCAGGAGCTCCTGGGACATTCCTCACTGAAGACCACGCAACGGTACACGCATGTATCCATCGAACAGTTGAAAGCCCGATACGGTCAGGCATTTCCTCGGGCATGA
- a CDS encoding DUF6725 family protein: MPIPNEIPAGARIVVRTCEGVDSKDQRMKFRDYVGHVRSWDGQTLEMTRDAAANGSRPEQRVSIPADTIVTIKPVPERSMTRPRP; the protein is encoded by the coding sequence ATGCCGATTCCAAACGAAATTCCAGCAGGTGCACGCATTGTGGTGCGCACCTGCGAAGGTGTCGACTCAAAGGACCAGCGCATGAAATTCCGCGATTATGTCGGTCACGTACGTTCTTGGGACGGGCAGACATTGGAAATGACGCGCGATGCGGCAGCCAACGGTTCGCGCCCGGAGCAACGTGTCAGCATTCCCGCCGACACCATCGTCACCATAAAACCGGTTCCGGAACGTTCCATGACAAGGCCGCGCCCATAG
- a CDS encoding prephenate dehydrogenase/arogenate dehydrogenase family protein: MVKQRIAIVGLGLIGGSLARRLVNAGCEVVAWNHNDRPYETAEADGIRCVPTLAVLADAKPDVLVLCNPLKAMPQILGALKPLIDPSVTTLTDVGSVKGMVREQVRAVGLEHCYVGAHPMAGNELSGWESSDPTLYDGALWAITVDENTEYQRFRAVATMIVDHCANRLIVLDDATHDRCAALISHMPHVISTAMINELVANPNRNIAAALAAGSWRDMTRVALTDPNRTRAMVEEDAANVEALLRNMANRLTLIANVLHGMTSQQGVLTAGDDKEMARFFVQGQPFREYKALAKEPDFTERCETVELAIPETGWQQMLLESARRGEHIVRFDGYRQAMAQVRSAV; the protein is encoded by the coding sequence GTGGTGAAGCAACGTATCGCAATCGTGGGTCTCGGACTTATTGGGGGGTCTCTGGCACGCAGGCTCGTCAATGCGGGCTGCGAGGTCGTCGCATGGAACCATAACGATCGGCCATATGAAACCGCGGAGGCGGACGGCATACGATGTGTGCCCACGCTGGCTGTGCTTGCCGATGCAAAGCCTGATGTGCTTGTGTTATGCAATCCGCTTAAAGCCATGCCGCAAATTCTGGGTGCGCTCAAACCGCTGATCGATCCAAGCGTCACCACGCTCACCGATGTAGGCAGCGTCAAAGGAATGGTCAGGGAGCAGGTCAGGGCCGTAGGGTTGGAACACTGCTATGTAGGGGCGCACCCCATGGCCGGCAATGAGCTATCCGGGTGGGAATCGTCGGATCCAACGCTTTACGATGGCGCTCTTTGGGCCATTACCGTGGATGAAAACACAGAGTATCAGCGTTTTCGTGCCGTTGCGACAATGATCGTCGACCATTGCGCGAATCGTCTCATTGTACTCGACGATGCGACCCACGATCGTTGCGCGGCACTGATCTCTCACATGCCACACGTCATTTCCACGGCCATGATCAACGAGCTGGTGGCCAATCCCAATCGAAACATCGCGGCAGCGCTCGCCGCCGGCTCGTGGCGGGATATGACCCGTGTTGCGCTGACCGATCCGAACCGTACCCGTGCAATGGTGGAAGAGGATGCGGCCAATGTTGAAGCGTTATTGCGCAACATGGCCAATCGTTTGACGCTTATAGCCAATGTGTTGCATGGCATGACTTCGCAACAGGGCGTGCTCACTGCAGGCGATGATAAGGAAATGGCGCGTTTCTTCGTACAGGGGCAGCCATTCCGTGAATACAAGGCTCTCGCCAAAGAACCCGATTTTACAGAACGTTGCGAAACGGTCGAACTGGCAATTCCCGAGACCGGTTGGCAGCAGATGCTGCTGGAGTCGGCGCGCAGGGGAGAGCATATTGTGCGATTCGACGGCTACCGTCAAGCTATGGCACAGGTGCGTTCCGCAGTATGA
- a CDS encoding prephenate dehydratase domain-containing protein, translated as MSARKLFYLGPQGTFTHQAAVNASQELAHLEPERFELVALDDVPQIFEAVQQGEGWGVVAWENNVEGYVVPNLDALIDAKDLAGFARVGVDVTFDAYVRAESDPEDATVATAHSHGLAQCKRFIAEHRLRPVPAPSNAAACRDITANEIAFGPSICGELYNVTRIGTAVQDYQGAQTDFLVLAPRKEAEKLLEQPRSQSGMEYESVLTLIPLVTGPGVLANLLDVFRDAGLNMTSFISRPIKGCTGTYSFIATLDAAPWEQRFHDALVEIAEHGDWAKTLAVYPRRERPNPPVTSWMLPQGGVRLDERHLPDDWQNSETVKKELMW; from the coding sequence ATGAGCGCACGCAAGCTGTTCTATCTGGGTCCGCAAGGCACCTTCACCCATCAGGCCGCGGTCAATGCATCGCAGGAGCTGGCCCATCTCGAACCTGAAAGGTTCGAATTGGTGGCTTTGGACGATGTGCCGCAGATTTTCGAAGCCGTGCAGCAGGGTGAGGGCTGGGGCGTCGTGGCATGGGAAAACAATGTCGAAGGCTACGTGGTACCGAACTTGGACGCGCTGATCGACGCCAAAGACCTGGCCGGATTCGCGCGCGTGGGCGTCGACGTTACTTTTGACGCGTACGTGCGTGCGGAATCCGATCCGGAAGATGCCACCGTGGCCACCGCGCATTCGCACGGACTCGCGCAATGCAAACGTTTTATCGCGGAACATCGTTTGCGGCCGGTTCCAGCACCATCCAACGCCGCCGCTTGTCGAGACATTACAGCGAACGAAATAGCCTTTGGGCCAAGTATCTGCGGTGAACTCTACAACGTCACACGTATCGGCACTGCCGTGCAGGATTATCAAGGCGCGCAAACTGATTTCCTTGTGCTCGCCCCGCGCAAGGAAGCAGAGAAACTATTGGAACAGCCACGTTCCCAATCCGGTATGGAATACGAGTCCGTGTTGACGCTTATCCCGCTCGTCACCGGCCCTGGCGTACTTGCGAACCTGCTGGACGTATTCCGAGACGCAGGACTTAACATGACAAGCTTCATCTCACGGCCAATCAAAGGATGCACAGGCACCTACAGTTTTATCGCGACGCTCGATGCGGCACCGTGGGAACAACGTTTCCACGATGCTCTGGTCGAAATCGCAGAACATGGTGATTGGGCCAAAACTCTGGCTGTATATCCGCGTAGAGAACGTCCCAATCCTCCAGTCACCTCATGGATGCTGCCTCAGGGAGGCGTACGTCTTGACGAAAGGCATCTGCCAGACGATTGGCAGAACAGTGAAACGGTCAAAAAGGAACTGATGTGGTGA
- the typA gene encoding translational GTPase TypA: MAVRGDIRNVAIVAHVDHGKTTLVNAMLAQSHVFNEREEVPDRVMDSNDLEREKGITILAKNTAVQYTGPLAAKYGHPEGITLNIIDTPGHADFGGEVERGISMVDGVVLLVDASEGPLPQTRFVLRKALEAKLPVILCVNKTDRPDARIEEVVGESSDLLLGLAQDVIEEGIDLDEDALFDLPVIYCAAKAGYASENQPENGGLPDNEDLEPLFEAIIKNIPAPEYEEGAPLQAHVANIDSSDFLGRLGLVRIYNGTLEKGKTYGLSRVDGSVENFRVSELLRTQGLERTPVDSAGPGDIVAVAGVNDIMIGETIVDPSDPRPLPLIHVDDPAISMTFGINDSPLAGTEGKDHKLTARMIKDRLDRELIGNVSIKVLPTERPDAWEVQGRGELALAVLAEQMRREGYELTVGRPQVVTKTIDGVINEPMENTTIDVPEEYMGTVTQLLADRKGRMENMTNHGTGWVRLQFTVPSRGLIGFRTALLSATRGTGIASSISAGYAPWAGQIVTRQNGSMVCDRKGIATPYAMQRLQARGNFFVEPQSPVYEGQVVGVNNKPDELDVNITLAKHMTNMRSSTADVLETLTPPIKMSLEESLDFANEDECVEVTPESIRVRKIILSREDWYKWRAKQRRQNNAQNNK; this comes from the coding sequence ATGGCGGTTCGCGGCGATATTCGAAATGTAGCGATTGTGGCACACGTCGATCATGGCAAGACTACGCTGGTCAATGCTATGCTGGCGCAGTCCCACGTGTTCAACGAGCGTGAGGAAGTCCCGGATCGCGTGATGGATTCCAACGATCTGGAGCGTGAGAAGGGTATTACCATTCTCGCCAAGAACACCGCTGTGCAGTACACCGGTCCGCTGGCCGCCAAGTACGGGCATCCGGAAGGCATCACCCTGAACATCATCGACACCCCTGGCCACGCCGATTTCGGTGGTGAGGTCGAGCGCGGTATCTCCATGGTGGACGGTGTTGTGCTCCTTGTCGACGCTTCCGAAGGTCCGCTGCCGCAGACCCGCTTCGTGCTGCGCAAGGCGCTGGAGGCCAAACTGCCGGTTATCCTGTGCGTGAATAAGACCGATCGCCCGGACGCCCGTATTGAAGAAGTCGTGGGTGAATCCTCCGACCTGTTGCTCGGCTTGGCCCAGGATGTTATCGAGGAAGGCATCGACCTCGATGAAGACGCACTGTTCGACCTTCCGGTCATCTACTGTGCGGCAAAGGCTGGCTATGCTTCCGAAAACCAGCCGGAAAATGGCGGTCTGCCAGACAATGAAGATCTCGAACCGCTGTTCGAGGCCATCATCAAGAACATTCCGGCTCCGGAATATGAGGAAGGCGCGCCTCTTCAGGCACACGTCGCCAACATCGATTCCTCTGACTTCCTCGGACGACTCGGCTTGGTGCGCATCTACAATGGCACCCTTGAAAAGGGTAAGACCTACGGACTGTCCCGTGTGGACGGCTCCGTTGAGAACTTCCGTGTTTCCGAACTGTTGCGTACGCAGGGCCTTGAGCGTACTCCGGTCGATTCCGCAGGTCCTGGCGACATCGTCGCAGTCGCAGGTGTGAACGACATCATGATCGGCGAGACCATTGTCGACCCGTCTGATCCGCGTCCGTTGCCGCTGATTCACGTTGATGACCCGGCCATCTCCATGACTTTCGGTATCAACGATTCCCCGCTTGCAGGCACCGAAGGCAAAGACCACAAGCTTACCGCCCGCATGATCAAGGATCGACTCGACCGCGAGCTCATCGGCAACGTGTCCATCAAGGTGCTGCCGACCGAGCGCCCGGATGCTTGGGAGGTTCAGGGTCGTGGTGAACTCGCACTGGCCGTGCTCGCCGAGCAGATGCGTCGCGAAGGCTATGAGTTGACCGTCGGACGTCCGCAGGTGGTCACCAAGACCATCGACGGCGTGATCAACGAGCCGATGGAAAACACCACCATCGACGTTCCGGAAGAGTACATGGGCACCGTCACTCAGCTGCTTGCTGACCGTAAGGGCCGCATGGAGAACATGACCAACCACGGCACCGGCTGGGTCCGTTTGCAGTTCACCGTGCCGTCCCGTGGCCTGATTGGCTTCCGTACCGCGCTGCTGTCCGCCACCCGCGGCACCGGCATCGCATCCTCCATCTCCGCCGGCTACGCTCCGTGGGCCGGTCAGATTGTGACGCGCCAGAACGGCTCCATGGTCTGCGATCGTAAGGGTATCGCCACCCCGTACGCCATGCAGCGTCTGCAGGCACGCGGCAACTTCTTTGTTGAGCCGCAGTCTCCGGTGTACGAGGGCCAGGTCGTCGGCGTGAATAACAAGCCGGACGAGCTTGATGTGAACATCACGTTGGCCAAGCATATGACCAATATGCGTTCCTCCACCGCAGACGTGCTCGAAACCCTGACTCCGCCGATCAAGATGAGCCTCGAAGAGTCCTTGGACTTCGCCAACGAGGACGAGTGTGTGGAAGTCACCCCGGAATCCATCCGCGTGCGCAAGATCATTCTCAGCCGTGAGGACTGGTATAAGTGGCGCGCCAAGCAGCGCCGACAGAACAACGCTCAAAATAACAAGTGA
- a CDS encoding cysteine desulfurase family protein translates to MEHLYLDAASTEPVGGDVISVMMPFLTEAYANPMSVHSAGKTAARALEAARGSIAADLDARPDDVIFTSGGTEADNLAIKGIAMARMRLLREAYGEQVRPRVIVSSIEHPAVLESARWMERWFGCEVVEIPVDHQAHIDLDALRAELAQGDLDSSSDSVSGTSGKPCNCTLLVSTMLANNEVGTVEPVNEIARIAHEHGVPLHVDAVQAAGLIPIRMREWDVDALSLSGHKFGTPKGLGALLLRSRVPVEPLMSGGGQERSLRSGTQNVAGAVALAVALRDSNTRMHEIGRALVASRDRLIDAVLRVEPRAQLTGDSQRRLPGHASFVFPGLSGEALLVDLDARGIACSSGSACAVGRHEAPGTLLAMGYDPIVAKSAIRMTFREPVTPEQINQIASVVEESCDSLRGASTVSDPSINIQAQQALA, encoded by the coding sequence ATGGAACACCTGTATCTGGACGCCGCCTCCACCGAGCCGGTCGGCGGCGACGTCATCAGCGTGATGATGCCGTTTCTGACCGAAGCGTACGCGAATCCGATGAGCGTGCACAGCGCGGGCAAAACCGCCGCACGCGCCCTCGAAGCTGCACGTGGGTCTATCGCAGCCGATTTGGACGCGCGTCCGGATGACGTGATCTTCACTTCAGGCGGCACCGAAGCGGATAATCTTGCGATTAAAGGCATTGCGATGGCCCGCATGCGTTTGCTGCGTGAAGCATATGGCGAGCAGGTGCGTCCGCGTGTCATTGTGTCGTCGATCGAACATCCGGCGGTGTTGGAATCGGCCCGTTGGATGGAACGCTGGTTCGGTTGCGAAGTGGTGGAGATCCCCGTCGACCATCAAGCGCATATCGATTTGGATGCGTTGAGGGCCGAATTGGCCCAGGGCGATCTTGACAGCAGTTCCGACAGCGTTTCCGGAACGTCCGGAAAACCCTGTAACTGCACGCTGCTGGTATCGACGATGCTTGCCAATAACGAAGTGGGCACAGTGGAGCCCGTCAATGAAATAGCACGCATCGCGCACGAGCATGGCGTGCCACTGCATGTGGACGCGGTGCAGGCGGCGGGACTCATCCCCATCCGTATGCGCGAATGGGATGTGGACGCGTTGAGCTTGTCCGGACACAAATTCGGCACGCCGAAGGGACTGGGGGCACTGCTGCTACGTTCCCGAGTGCCTGTCGAGCCGCTGATGAGCGGCGGCGGGCAGGAACGTTCCCTACGGTCAGGCACGCAGAATGTCGCCGGTGCGGTCGCACTGGCCGTTGCGTTGCGTGACTCGAACACACGAATGCATGAGATTGGACGCGCGCTGGTGGCTTCCCGGGACCGTCTGATCGACGCGGTGCTGCGTGTGGAACCCAGAGCACAGCTTACGGGGGATTCGCAACGACGGCTTCCGGGGCATGCGTCGTTCGTTTTTCCGGGACTTTCCGGAGAAGCTTTGCTGGTCGATTTGGATGCTCGTGGCATCGCTTGTTCATCCGGCTCGGCCTGTGCTGTCGGCCGTCACGAAGCGCCCGGTACATTGTTGGCGATGGGATATGATCCGATAGTGGCAAAATCAGCCATTCGCATGACCTTCCGTGAGCCGGTCACACCGGAGCAGATCAACCAGATCGCCTCGGTAGTGGAGGAATCCTGCGACTCGTTGCGTGGGGCTTCGACGGTCAGCGATCCGTCGATTAACATCCAAGCGCAACAGGCGCTCGCCTGA
- the nadC gene encoding carboxylating nicotinate-nucleotide diphosphorylase, producing the protein MLTRQVIRTAVEAALEEDAPNGDITCETTIPADAHGTARLVSRQEGVMSGIAVFEAAFVAQNPAIRVLATIRDGERFEAGQTLAEVEGPVRDLLTAERVALNFTQRMCGIATMTAAFVKAADEAVKTTDYRTPRTYACTRIVDTRKTTPGLRPFEKYAVTCGGGHNHRYGLSDAVMVKDNHLAALAEQGIDMAGAIRHIREQVGHTTHIEVEVDRLEQIKAALEGGADTIMLDNFSLEDTRKGVDLIAGNAIVEASGNMTLERIPQVAATGVDVISVGALTHSVSSIDLGLDWN; encoded by the coding sequence ATGCTGACCCGTCAGGTCATTCGCACGGCCGTCGAAGCCGCGCTTGAGGAAGATGCACCCAACGGTGACATCACCTGCGAAACCACCATTCCCGCCGATGCCCACGGCACCGCAAGACTCGTGTCCAGACAGGAAGGTGTAATGAGCGGCATCGCGGTGTTCGAAGCGGCGTTCGTCGCGCAGAACCCTGCGATTCGTGTGCTCGCCACCATCAGGGATGGCGAACGTTTCGAAGCTGGACAGACGCTTGCCGAAGTCGAAGGTCCTGTGCGTGACTTGCTCACGGCGGAACGTGTGGCGTTGAACTTCACGCAACGTATGTGCGGCATAGCCACCATGACGGCGGCCTTCGTCAAAGCGGCGGACGAAGCCGTCAAAACCACGGACTATCGAACGCCGCGCACCTATGCGTGCACCCGTATCGTGGACACGCGCAAGACGACTCCGGGACTGCGTCCGTTCGAGAAGTATGCCGTCACCTGCGGTGGAGGACATAATCATCGCTACGGATTGTCCGATGCCGTCATGGTCAAAGACAACCATCTCGCGGCGCTCGCCGAACAAGGCATCGATATGGCCGGGGCGATTCGCCACATCCGCGAACAGGTGGGACATACCACGCATATCGAAGTGGAAGTAGACCGTTTGGAGCAGATCAAAGCCGCGCTTGAAGGCGGTGCCGATACCATCATGCTTGACAACTTCTCCTTGGAAGACACACGCAAGGGAGTTGACCTTATCGCAGGCAACGCCATTGTGGAAGCCAGCGGTAACATGACGCTGGAACGTATACCGCAGGTGGCCGCCACCGGTGTGGACGTGATTTCCGTCGGCGCGCTCACCCACAGCGTGAGCAGCATCGACCTTGGACTGGATTGGAACTGA
- the nadB gene encoding L-aspartate oxidase — protein sequence MIVVVGAGIAGLCAALAAAGDSRLGSEGLATGGRASIPKNGTYRPQEVLLVCKDKFVESNTYHAQGGVATAIFNDDSPALHATDTMAAGHGLCDRTAVDILTDEGARRVRELIGDGWHVDRDNEGHVLRGLEAAHCRSRVVHAGGDATGKVLELDVSAMVRENPNITVLEHAFLNDVLVRDGHVVGVRLAVRDAQDGVETRVVDTDRVVLATGGAGRLFPYTTNPAVATGDGLAAAIRAGAQVADLEFYQFHPTALAIGEHFLVSEAVRGEGAVLLDEHGHRFMTDIDPKAELAPRDVVARANFRTMQAQGGKPIMLDVSPMGTENPDLAEFLRNRFPTIDAYTRSLGFDWSKEPIPVAPAAHYWMGGIRTDLFGRASIPGLYAAGECARTGVQGANRLASNSLLEGMVYGYRAGLAAANDIDGTVWQPQDFDNSAIENMPVCQQPMPLHMPDAITQPNVAQSLVWDRARIEDAMWKRVGVIRDGDSLSQGVRELGEALSMANAADSADMSKNIAQPTTYAERIIMWENRNLLTVGYVAAVAASNRCESRGAHTRQDYPTNNPTIAHSIAYQMS from the coding sequence ATGATCGTCGTAGTCGGAGCGGGTATCGCCGGGTTGTGCGCGGCGCTCGCGGCAGCTGGGGATAGCCGTCTTGGCAGCGAAGGACTGGCCACCGGCGGGCGTGCGTCGATTCCGAAAAATGGCACATACCGACCGCAGGAAGTGCTGCTGGTATGCAAGGATAAGTTCGTCGAATCGAACACATACCACGCTCAAGGCGGTGTGGCCACTGCGATTTTCAATGACGATTCGCCCGCGTTGCATGCGACCGACACTATGGCTGCCGGTCATGGGTTGTGCGACCGTACCGCAGTCGACATTCTGACCGACGAGGGCGCGCGTCGCGTACGTGAGCTTATCGGCGATGGATGGCATGTGGATCGCGACAACGAAGGACATGTGCTGCGTGGGCTCGAAGCCGCGCATTGCCGTTCCCGCGTGGTGCACGCTGGGGGAGACGCCACCGGAAAGGTTTTGGAACTCGACGTCTCCGCCATGGTGCGGGAGAATCCGAATATCACCGTGCTGGAGCATGCGTTCCTGAACGATGTGCTGGTGCGTGACGGTCATGTCGTCGGCGTGCGTCTGGCGGTTCGTGACGCTCAAGACGGTGTTGAGACACGTGTCGTAGATACGGACCGTGTGGTTCTTGCCACCGGTGGCGCGGGACGGTTGTTCCCGTACACCACGAATCCCGCGGTGGCGACTGGCGACGGCCTGGCCGCTGCGATTCGTGCAGGGGCGCAGGTAGCCGACCTGGAGTTCTACCAGTTCCATCCCACGGCTTTGGCTATCGGCGAGCATTTCCTCGTCTCCGAAGCCGTGCGCGGCGAAGGCGCGGTACTGCTCGACGAGCATGGGCACCGTTTCATGACCGATATCGACCCCAAGGCGGAACTCGCACCGCGCGACGTGGTGGCGCGAGCCAACTTCCGTACCATGCAGGCGCAAGGCGGCAAGCCGATCATGCTCGACGTTTCGCCCATGGGCACAGAGAACCCTGATCTGGCGGAATTCCTACGCAACAGGTTCCCAACCATCGACGCCTACACGCGTTCGCTCGGCTTCGATTGGAGCAAGGAACCCATTCCCGTGGCTCCCGCGGCCCACTACTGGATGGGCGGCATCCGCACCGACCTGTTCGGGCGAGCCAGCATTCCCGGTCTCTATGCTGCCGGCGAATGCGCCAGAACTGGTGTGCAGGGTGCCAATCGTCTCGCATCGAACTCGCTACTCGAAGGCATGGTCTACGGATATCGCGCCGGCCTCGCCGCTGCAAATGACATTGACGGTACCGTTTGGCAACCGCAGGACTTCGACAACAGTGCGATCGAAAACATGCCGGTCTGCCAGCAGCCGATGCCGCTGCATATGCCGGATGCCATAACGCAGCCGAATGTTGCACAATCGCTGGTATGGGACCGTGCGCGAATTGAAGACGCGATGTGGAAGCGTGTCGGCGTGATCCGCGACGGCGACAGCCTGTCCCAAGGCGTACGTGAACTTGGCGAAGCGCTCTCCATGGCGAATGCGGCGGACAGCGCGGATATGTCGAAAAACATCGCCCAGCCGACAACGTATGCGGAACGAATCATCATGTGGGAAAACCGCAACCTGCTTACCGTGGGATACGTTGCGGCGGTTGCAGCAAGCAACCGTTGTGAATCGCGCGGCGCGCACACACGGCAGGATTATCCGACCAACAATCCGACGATCGCGCATTCCATCGCCTACCAGATGTCATAA